cagagaccacggattgcttgctacgatcctgacatacctctttcgcttccttcactttcataacattcctattcattataaaacaacTTGCAACATTACAGCTAAACCGTTTCCAAAAGTCTTTCTACATTAAATTTTCTCACAATTCTAACTTCATTGCCAACAAAACCTACGTTAGTCATAAAGTTTAAATGTCTCGACGTAAAACAAATATCGCGAACGAGGATTTTTATGCTTTTATTCTTGACTTAGCTGGCACGTAGTAAAAATATCGTTCTGCCGTGCTTTGATATCGTACTTATGTTCACGATAATATACTGCGAAGTTGTGATTTACGCGTAACGAATTCAATCGGTGATCATCATCGTTCTGCCGTGCCTTGATATCGTCCTCATGTTCACGATATTATACTGCGAAGTTGTGATTTACGCGTCACGAATTCAATCGGTGATCATCATCGTTCTGCCGTGCCTTGATATCGTCCTCATGTTCACGATATTATACTGCGAAGTTGTGATTTACGCGTCGCGAATTCAATCAGTGATCATCATCGTTCTACCGTGCTTTGATATCGTACTTATCTTCACGATAATATACTGCGAAGTTGTGATTGACGCGTTGCGAATTCAATCGGTGATCATCTGCAAAGCTGGACCGAGACAGTCCTGGTTAAAGCTAAGACTAGCTAAAGGATGGGATAGGGATATACGACCCTAGAATGATGCGGTAACAATTGATGCGTTCGACATTTCTCGACAACCGTCTGGCATATATGTATCTTGCCAATAGGTAACTTGACTTCATACGAGTACACTTGCTCGATTTGAAATACGAAGTCACACCCGTCGTGGCGGGCCTTTTTTCGAGATAAGTCATTATTTCtacactattttttttatgaagcaGATGCGTATGCAAGGGAtactacatttttttaagtatCCCTTGGTAAGCTTGTAAGTTGTTTAAGAGCAATTGGACCGATGTTCCAAAAGATCCCAAGTTCGAATCTTGCTTGAAGCGGTGGATTTTTCAATTTGAGTAGGTATtaccttttatttaaaaaatattcctATACACTTTAGTTATACGCATATTCTGAAAAAAgatgtaagtataaataaatcgACATAATATTATGAACAAGAAAACCTGAGATACCGCCCTTAATGAGGTTCTTGGCGGACAATGACCACTTGACCTTCGTATCCTCAAGTTCACCGCTCGTAACTTTTGATCCAACACTTATAACTTTTTTATCTGGATATCAATGTGCTTTTGAATGGTTCTTATGAAATAAGAgactgtagggctaagatggacggctttttatcatttgtcaccatgcctgtcacgttctaacaaatatcttcttcttcctcgcgtttcccggcatttttgccacggctcatgggagcctggggtccgcttgacaactaatcccatgatttgacgtaggcactagtttttacgaaagcgactgccatttgaccttccaacccagaggggaaactaggccttattgggattagtccggtttcctcacgatgttttccttcaccgaaaagcgactgacaaatatcaaatgatatttcgtacataagttccgaaaaactcatgtacgagccggggtttgaacccgcgacctccagattgaaagtcgcgcgctcttaccgctaggccaccagcgcttctgttctaacaaatatgtaagtgcgaaagtgacgcatggcatgacaggtgataaaaatgcgaccatgatactgcttctgttttaacttatttgagactagctgtgcccgcggctccgcccgcgtgtaattcggtctgtgtcagtaagcggctaatttctaatcctaatttctctccctctcccctggaggcggaacttgaagtaaagttgacatatgtatatgctagaggactgaagtccagataaaatattttacaattaggtaagcaccactaaataaaactacactccaaaatcaatagttttgcccttattcaaattttacacgtgatttaaacttagagaatataaccaaacggagtggtcattaacaggcgttcccctatgtcgaaaataggcggccaatggtcaaccgtcGTCAGAAAACGTCCGCAAAAAACGctagactattttgtaccgaaaattatagacatggcgtctccgttggttatattctctaaggatttaaacgacagagtagtaggtgaatatcggacgatacagtaaggtatacgcgcgcgagcgaaagcgaagcggcctgcctggctagagcgccacttaccgtggtcttcttcagactcctgaggaagaccacgtgccccttgtaacctcaatgcgatcagatttttttcgggaaggcatggtaatgcgtataaaatgcgagtcccaaatcgtttcactctgcaaacgaccagtcggccggattaagatattttgatgccctaagtatttctagaccatggtgccccctctccctagggtcatcaagattacattgaatttttttggtaaattgagtgacgttcattgctgcatttcagctgagaatggaaatcagtcacatcattttatcacgaaaattgtcagtgctgcagcagtaacgttgcaacagagtacctaatgctgctgcagtccccacccgaatgtcacctttatcatatcttagaaagttattggaaacgcgagcgaagcgagcgcgacaatttttcgatataaaaaaacgcaattcgatagacaggttgcacatttttacttttagtatggaaatcagtcacattattatatcacgaaaattgaatgtcacctttatcatatgttagaaagtaattgaaaacgcgagcgaagcgagcgcgaaaatgtttcgatataaaaaacgcattgtGATAGacagttatatatttttacttttagtgtggaaatcagtcacattattttatcacgaacattgacagtgctgcagcagtaacgttgcaacagagtacctaatgctgctgcagtcgccacccgaatgtcacctttatcatatcttagaaagttattaaaacgcgagcgaagcgaccgcgaaaatttttcgacataaaaaacgcattttgatagacagttgtacatttttacttttagtgtggaaatcagtcacatcattttatcacgaaaattgacagtgctgcagcagtaacgttgcaacagagtacctaatgctgctgcaggcgccacccgaatgtcacctttatcataaacatcttagaatgttattgaaaacgcgagcgaagcgagcgcgaaattttttcgataatttttggtgccccctagacatagtgccctaagcaagtgcttattttgcttaaaagggttaatccgacactgcaaatgacagaggtcaatgttttttttttttcaaagtacccaccttcgtggccattattaagtgcttaaggaggcgatacgtatgaatatggatttgatatggatgcgatataattacgattaggtataattcatgacggagaaaataaataattttaaggccgttccctgagccagaaatgtaaaaataccccaataattatcctatttttctaagaaacggtgatacttgtagacgtgggaaaaataaatataattcttgattatattatctttaataacacagctttcgatacacgattcataacacttcgctcgatacaatttattcccaaagtaacctccaattcgaatttttactccaactttactcgtttctttactatgtgacactatgaaacaaaaaaaggagaaaaatcaatcataagtataacagtaatttgacagctttagaaaaacgataattagaggcaatatttttaaaataaataaacatcaactaattctatcgtaacaaAATATCGACTCCGGCCTGCATGCTCTATCTCCGTCCGTCTTTCGAAATGAGACAGTGATGGCTGAGCGCTCGTGCCAGATGGACCTGTACTAGGTGTCCCCAAAACAAATATaagatttacttataaaaactgtgctgtgttgtgtgtcctagtgtgtgcaccaaaacctttaagttataatgggtaacaagcaattgaataaaaagaagacatctcgaaaaagacaactcggaagattccaacaaacaatggaactaacgtaagtaaaaatgtatatttattacacagtgaaatacgtaattattacttaatttaatatatacttgatcgtactaattagtaatccatataacttaaaacattctagaatttaataatcgctccatctaccggtaaacattgtcatcaattcatcatctaAATAGCTTAAAAGGATATTGCGATTCGCgacgtttacaccacgcggcactagcgccttgcacggcaaaggggtcatccattaattacatcacacgtttagggggagggagggggtcaagaaaatgtgacatgttgtgacaagggggaggggggagtcatatactttgtgacgtcactttaacttcatcattaaccgaaaatttatttaaattattttattcgctatacagttaaataacaagtttttgaaacgataatcgtttttattcgtttaattttatttcttaatcagttttgggttataaaattactaatatttcttttgtcaaaaatattttgataaaatattaaataaatatttgcttttcggtgaaggaaaacatcgtgaggaaaccggactaatcccaataaggcctagtttcccctctgggttggaaggtcagatggcagtcgcttccgtaaaaactagtgcctacgtcaattcttgggattagttgtcaagcggaccccaggctcccatgagccgtggcaaaatgccgggatagcgcgaggaagaagaagaagaagattaaataaatatttgccgatttcgttgaacaaatgtgacgtcacaccaggggggaggggtttgccaaatgtgaccaagtgtgacaaggagggggggaggggtaaaaaaacctagaaattcgtgtgacgtaataaatggatgaccccaaagacagaaaacattgccGTCTATGTGTGCGTCGTGAGTCGTAGTTACGCGGTTGCGGTGTAGTAGGCCTTCCTATAAATACGAGCACACAGTGATACATGTAACGCACACAATTAGACGCATAAAGCGTTCTTTTAGCAATCCATCCACCTATCGAGGGTTCGAACCTCAGCTCGTGATTTGTCATGCGTctaaactttttacttttttgtctttctaggaaaagaagaaaattgGATAATTTCACAGCCGAACATGATACTATATCTTTAGACTACATCGAGTGAGTATAATTATTTGACTTGTGCTTTTTAGCCCTACCTACGTAACACAATACACTACTacaatttatctttatttacagactgcaaaatatggaaatggaatctccgatttcatcaaccactgacattcaaagtaacgagtaagttctaattctaattgtggcattatctatgaaaagggaccttattgtctatggcgcttacgacgcactgcgtcgcacggcgtggtatttatatcagagcatcgttaataatggcggaagcgccatcgacaataaggtcccttttcatagataacgtcacaaatacctacctactcaagtaCTCACAGCGGCGGCGTACGAATAGACCTTAGTTAGATttagatacctactgttttcctaTCAGTGCAGATGCTTATATCTTTTTatgaattgaattgatattctcaattatttggacatattttgtacttattttcctagatggctattagtagtattagtactacctacttagcaaatgttcgccgaaaactaaataaaatgtcgCCAATCAATAATATCGTACGAGATACATTGCCCTCATCAGTTATTTGATATTCTCCAagaggtacttaatttaaaaaaaccggccaagtgcaagttggTTTTGCACacgcagggttccgtaccattatgcaaaaaacggcaaaaatcacgtttgttgcattttattctgtttttagtatttgttgttatagcggcgatagaaattcaatcatctgtgaaattttaaactgtctagctaccacggttcatgagatacagcctgatgacagacggacagacggacggacggacagcgaagtcttagtaatagggtcccgtttttaccctttgggtacggaaccctaaaaatgtacactgatagaatgtaatagggttgcctgagtaagtcccggaaattaaaatcccgggatttaccgattgtccgtactttcgttattcttttacgtattttttaatgaactggtagttattttatattatacctaccctacacaatagtaaatgatttccttttcttgagcgtgttgaccgattttttattttaataaaactaataatcttgggcaattatttccattttcaatttctcatttacctgtgatagagcatttttagggttctgtagccaaatggcaaaaaacggaacccttaaggattcgtcatgtctgtctgtctgtccgtccgtatatacagcgacttttttctgaaactataagaactataggtactgttgaaacttggatttttcaacaaaaatagaaaaaaacaatacattttgggggtttcccatacttagaactgaaactcaaaatttttttttgcatcaatcccatacgtgtggggtatttatggataggtcttcaaaaaatatattgaggtttttgatatcatttttttctaaactcaaTAGTTTGCGGGAGAGACCACCTCCAAAGttgtaaaatgtgtgtcctttaacttctaaaataagagaatgataaaatatatatatatatatatatgatgtacattaccatgcaaacttccaccgaaaattggtttgaacgagatctagtaagcagtttttttaacacttacgtcataaaccgcaattttattatgttacttgctagatgttactatttggctactttgttgctacaaagtatttgacgccgactgtacctgtaaccagcacaatggtttatttactttcaagtagttttctccattgtcatcacttgttataatataggtacctacataaaaattttgaaattagtctGTCTCACTTTTCGAAATAACTGCATTTCTGGAACGCTGCGTTTCGCGGGTCCATGATCAAtttatgaaatagtaatggactaatttataaattgagtgATGTTGTAAAGAAATGACTGGCTGCTACAATTCTTCGACCGACAGATTTGTCCGGATGCTTAATGAGAGGCAAAATGTGGCTGTTATTGTTCATCATCACTTGATGATAAAAAATAGTGCGAAAAATAGTTGACATGAGTTGCGTATTACCTATtctcacatgtatcgtacaacgttttacagtacatatagccctataggttaactggaagagatccctcaaagggataagttcgcctttgtacttcttgctaattgtatgttatttttaatatgtctttttgtacaataaagagtttactactactactagccctttaaatatttgacatagttacgtaatgtgtgtgtgcattatcgcactagtgcggtaaagtccatatgtgctgtaaaacatcatacatttatttaattttggttttGACAGTGAGGCGACCGGCTCAAACATTTTGAACCCACGCATTGCACAGGTGGATGACACTTATCGGGTTCCTAGTATATTAGAGGAAGAAGATACCCATGAGGTAGGTGATTCATGCTAATTATGCTTATTGATTGTAGAGCAGAGAACAATTTTACCTTTTGTACTAACTACCTAGCTAGAATAACATTGTTTCAACTTCGTGTGCCAGAATTCCATCGTAAATTGATTTATCACACGATTCGTAGTCATTATACAGGGTCTTACTTTTATTTCTCTCGTTGGTTCTTTACCACCGGTgctttatatgtacagtcgacgtcaaatatatgtatacatttttcaccttattacaaaggagtatgctgcaataggtacatatctttgacgtcgactgtacatgatgtgacaaattgtaaatgctaacacatacaatatattttattttcagttacaaATATCGTTCAATGTGGAAGAAGAGCTTCCTGACAAAACCGTCGGTCGAAGAATTGTCGCAGTTAGTTACCATTCGATTCGATTCCTCGCATTTTATCCAATAAAAGATTGTAtggaaactatatacataaacgcaatatttcaccgacaaaatcgcaattttcttgttttgttcatacttcaagatggactctttgtgaccttgacgtcacggtcacatatcgttttgttcggggcgtttcgcgagtgaagtacgactgtcggactttgactatcatttctgacttttgtattcctttaatgcaatggatcccatatagacttttgatcctaaagacaaacctgatcgattaataccataaatgaaaattagtcatctattatcgataagtatatatgtttttcttcatcaaattatcaataattttcattttttagattgttccctctataaactcctaatagtctaccttggtgccaaatagggaatgcaaatcggttattttttgtatggaaataatcggttattaaccgaaaccgcggttatttccatacaaaaaataaccgatttgcattccttagtgccaaatttcaagtttctaggtcagctcgaagtgggttaggtttttgatctatTAGTCAGTCAggcacaaaaatgccggttttaaaacgttaatttatgaataactgttagagctacgtttacgaaattttgtattctagacaagataaggggcttgaataaatgtgcaaaattgcatgtgagtaggtaaaaatggtaataaaattatcaataggaaggatcaagaagttgttgcagccagaattaagaatttaccaaggagaggacatgtcactataatattttaattcattttaaaatgtcattcagattatcaataagagtttcttataccgtattcgaattaaaagaaatattttattaataacacaattctctctagtttttgctcgtatttagtatacaactaactaattattcgtataaaattatttatcgtagaaacactcgtatagtttcaaaataagctattttattttgttggcattgtcaaacccattgactatttttgttttgctttaatatatggtcagtcgtaaaagtattagcgtcagcaatggatttatataatgtatttctttaaaaaacatgatatttcatgctaagtaacagaaaacagtcaaatattgtaccggaaatattagtcccgaaaatcccgaaagtaccgggaatttaattttgaaatcccggttctttgcttggctctaaatcccgggaattcccggtactttcggtaccggtatttcccgggagcaaaccctagtatgtaggactgtaggtactgtaaaacgttgtacgatacatgtgccaataggtaattcgcaactcgtgtcgattcaaaacactcccttcggtcgtgttcgaatttatcgccactcgtttcgattttcctatttgccgcacttgtaaacgtaatgtaggtaagtactattacaatatggtgctactttaccgcattagtgcgataattagcacattacgtaactatgtcgaaaatttaaagggccatattatgtactgtaaaacgttgtatgatacatgtgcgaattacctatttttcgcacttgtaccgGTATGccctaattagggttccgtacccaaagagtaaaacgggaccctattactaagacttcgctgtccgtccgtccgtccgtccgtccgtccgtctgtcaccaggctgtatctcacgaaccgtgagagctagacagttgaaattttcacagatgatgtatttctgttgccgctataacaacaaatactaaaaacagaatatatatatatatatattattattattatttttttttttttattcagaaacaAACAGTCATACATGGATTATGAACATATTTTAAAGACAATAAGAATAGACCTATAGTTTCATAACAGAAAAACATATAAATA
The genomic region above belongs to Cydia splendana chromosome 13, ilCydSple1.2, whole genome shotgun sequence and contains:
- the LOC134796410 gene encoding uncharacterized protein LOC134796410 isoform X1 yields the protein MELTKRRKLDNFTAEHDTISLDYIELQNMEMESPISSTTDIQSNDEATGSNILNPRIAQVDDTYRVPSILEEEDTHELQISFNVEEELPDKTVGRRIVAVSYHSIRFLAFYPIKDCMETIYINAIFHRQNRNFLVLFILQDGLFVTLTSRSHIVLFGAFRE
- the LOC134796410 gene encoding uncharacterized protein LOC134796410 isoform X2, giving the protein MELTKRRKLDNFTAEHDTISLDYIELQNMEMESPISSTTDIQSNDEATGSNILNPRIAQVDDTYRVPSILEEEDTHEVGDSC